The following are encoded together in the Blautia obeum ATCC 29174 genome:
- a CDS encoding inositol monophosphatase family protein → MKYFVNVLVDVLGAVYQAAGASLLIAVLIMCVYMLGRKQGVGPVARAWIWQFKESSWFRRHFFLVFYTCMLLFRTLFCRSVWGNPLENVIGIWGLHYNGQLYTENFENLILFMPFIIFLFWAREEKDHTKDKRIKEVLLNSFEISFCFSLGIETCQLFLKIGTFQLTDLFFNTLGGMLGGVIYWGFERTRKRIVFGVKRIGGWDVIPWKNVAQKEADVENTAETVTVVEGSLPEEAIAPECSEPRYAAIEKLVREAGQKMLKARPGEENIHKKEGLANFCTDYDTAIQRFLIKGLGEILPGAAFFGEEDTEGNAGADAEGEFTFYIDPIDGTTNFMFDYHHSCISVGLAHGEQMIAGFVYHPYVDDMYVAVRGHGSYLNGKRLQMADKPVEEGIVEFGCARYNEAGIDWLFRVVKEMFQNSLSIRCGGSAALGLCRGASGSNTVYLELKLQPYDYAAASVILEEAGGKITQIDGSPITLHEGCSIIGGTPAAWQESKEAFEKLKEEM, encoded by the coding sequence ATGAAGTATTTTGTAAATGTGCTGGTGGATGTTCTTGGAGCAGTCTATCAGGCAGCAGGCGCATCGCTGCTTATCGCGGTTCTGATCATGTGTGTCTATATGCTGGGAAGGAAGCAGGGGGTTGGACCGGTAGCCAGAGCGTGGATCTGGCAGTTTAAAGAAAGCAGCTGGTTTCGCAGACACTTTTTCCTTGTGTTTTATACCTGTATGCTGCTTTTTCGTACGTTATTCTGTCGGAGCGTCTGGGGAAATCCGCTGGAAAACGTGATCGGAATCTGGGGACTGCATTATAACGGACAGCTGTATACGGAGAATTTTGAGAATCTGATACTGTTTATGCCGTTTATTATTTTTCTTTTCTGGGCGAGAGAAGAAAAAGATCACACAAAGGATAAAAGAATTAAGGAAGTATTGTTGAACAGTTTTGAGATCAGTTTCTGCTTTTCACTTGGAATTGAAACCTGCCAGCTTTTTTTGAAAATTGGAACGTTTCAGCTGACAGATCTTTTCTTTAATACGCTTGGCGGAATGCTCGGTGGAGTGATCTACTGGGGATTTGAGAGAACCAGAAAAAGAATTGTTTTCGGCGTGAAGAGAATAGGCGGCTGGGATGTTATCCCGTGGAAAAATGTCGCACAGAAGGAAGCAGATGTGGAAAACACTGCGGAAACTGTTACAGTCGTAGAGGGAAGCCTTCCGGAAGAGGCGATTGCGCCGGAATGTTCGGAACCAAGATATGCTGCAATCGAGAAACTGGTAAGAGAAGCCGGACAGAAAATGTTGAAGGCGAGACCGGGTGAGGAAAATATCCACAAAAAAGAGGGACTTGCAAATTTCTGCACGGATTATGATACAGCGATCCAGAGATTTCTGATCAAAGGTCTGGGTGAGATTCTTCCGGGAGCTGCTTTCTTCGGGGAAGAAGACACGGAAGGAAACGCCGGTGCTGATGCAGAGGGTGAATTTACTTTCTACATAGATCCGATCGATGGAACTACGAACTTTATGTTTGATTATCATCACAGTTGTATATCGGTTGGTCTGGCGCATGGCGAGCAGATGATTGCCGGATTTGTATATCATCCATATGTGGACGATATGTATGTGGCAGTGAGAGGACACGGAAGTTATCTGAATGGAAAAAGACTTCAGATGGCTGACAAACCGGTGGAAGAGGGAATCGTGGAATTTGGCTGTGCGAGATACAATGAAGCAGGAATCGACTGGCTGTTCCGCGTGGTAAAAGAAATGTTCCAGAACAGTCTTTCTATTCGCTGCGGTGGTTCTGCGGCACTGGGACTCTGCAGAGGAGCATCCGGAAGTAACACCGTTTATCTGGAACTGAAACTGCAGCCGTATGATTATGCGGCAGCATCGGTGATCCTGGAGGAAGCCGGAGGTAAGATTACACAGATCGATGGCAGCCCGATTACCTTACATGAGGGATGCTCGATCATCGGAGGAACACCTGCAGCATGGCAGGAGAGCAAAGAGGCCTTCGAAAAATTAAAAGAAGAGATGTAG
- a CDS encoding DUF6472 family protein: MSATSCDYCANYVYDEESESYYCDVNLDEDEYYRFISTEYKECPYYRNGDEYRVVRHQM; the protein is encoded by the coding sequence TTGAGTGCAACAAGCTGTGATTACTGTGCAAATTATGTATATGATGAAGAAAGTGAAAGCTATTACTGCGATGTGAATCTGGATGAGGATGAATACTACCGCTTTATCAGTACAGAATATAAAGAATGTCCGTATTATCGTAATGGGGATGAGTACAGGGTAGTGAGACACCAGATGTAA
- a CDS encoding 4Fe-4S binding protein encodes MKKRQRKVRLIRAAIQLVFFIFYPALFSTAFAGVKSIFQAIAAHQQIAWNSFLDVTGLLLLVTILFGRHFCGYACAFGSLGDAMYELTVFIRQKVFHKKGRHGYPEKAVRILQKVKYVLLAFLLLSILTGWYASLQGMSPWDVFSMLTARKLPNASYKIGIILLVLILIGMCTQERFFCQFLCPMGAVFAMMPILPSALFNRNREKCPSKCGLCRKRCPAHLEIDGDTPLSGECICCHACQVTCPRKNIQIGPVKEREMVKE; translated from the coding sequence ATGAAAAAGAGGCAGAGAAAGGTCCGTCTGATCCGGGCTGCCATACAGCTTGTATTTTTTATCTTTTATCCGGCGCTTTTTTCAACGGCATTTGCGGGCGTGAAATCTATTTTTCAGGCAATTGCAGCACACCAGCAGATTGCCTGGAACTCATTTCTTGATGTGACAGGATTACTTCTTCTGGTTACGATTTTGTTTGGCAGACATTTCTGCGGATATGCATGTGCATTCGGTTCATTGGGAGATGCCATGTATGAACTGACTGTTTTTATCAGACAGAAAGTATTTCATAAAAAGGGAAGACATGGTTATCCGGAAAAAGCAGTCAGAATTCTTCAGAAGGTGAAATATGTGCTTCTGGCATTTCTTCTGCTTTCCATCCTGACCGGATGGTATGCATCCCTTCAGGGGATGAGCCCGTGGGATGTCTTTTCCATGCTGACAGCAAGAAAACTTCCAAATGCTTCTTATAAGATTGGAATTATCCTGCTGGTGCTGATCCTGATCGGAATGTGTACACAGGAAAGATTTTTCTGTCAGTTCCTTTGTCCAATGGGAGCAGTTTTTGCAATGATGCCGATCCTTCCGTCTGCACTGTTTAACAGAAACAGGGAGAAATGCCCTTCAAAATGCGGACTGTGCAGGAAGAGATGCCCTGCACATCTGGAGATTGACGGAGATACACCGCTTTCAGGGGAATGTATCTGCTGTCATGCCTGCCAGGTGACCTGCCCACGTAAAAATATTCAGATTGGCCCGGTAAAAGAGCGGGAAATGGTGAAAGAATGA
- a CDS encoding penicillin-binding Tp47 domain C-containing protein, which produces MANQRLMKKVAPVVLSAAVVMTSMPATAFAADFSDTEVTVAEESADIEEASAEAADTDVVEDTEDTDVDVEEAAEDVTEDEETSDEELFSAEVSEDEFADEAGDGQTEGEAYVLMNIPYDDFYKAELKNNDVKVDTFTSATKQKTRSSLAKGSYHVNSDGSDITGVTFPVKVSDISVLKDKKQIKDNASVSITTAIKGKETTTEYKGKDALFESDSYSYYVLSEEPSYYKELTVGEDGSFTFSAIKGKSAAPETKQVQAEFKTKSNYGDYQLKFDKTEFKSIINIDTDTVYGAVINTTDGTTYGLCHQENIWKGYELAWSTGYTTESHGCHLNSEHFESMMGKTIDSVTYYASNGIYTLDIADVKVLAKTGVTATVTDIHTTDTEAAVTLDGTLPEGFLAEYTVDETEVAYADGKITTGALAAGSHTLTISDANDVYAPIQASFYAKEANVPAVYDATEHKIAAADGITEDQLKAYIKTITSVTVGDKTYAASGKGATVIVKKDGTLDTSKLELAEGTKFVVTSSSYDNLEFSYSLYSYVYAGLTWGEYWSQESVTAAGNVSGSDEKDSHNESDTGAFDAVTRATTNHGLHRGSYQCMATIYTTEGNAYQLSYWKSSTEPVLADGTVAIWTPADRKTGTPASIQVNGGAKESLDHYAVTGIKYVPVQVKAEDYADFAAKYPVVKNGEILVGGFSENNLKAYSETANVTVNTNGLKTVTKNEDGSFSFSARKTGTESGIQGTDLKVATGIKPEVKTASGSYGEFLRVDLNGNYGGLGAAMQAVKWDYYGNGNTVLATYGTKFAADNWMHKMMGIQLGLTHSVRCQLPAGTDGTGHWKLTVYALGYQDYTFEFDATATNIVTPTDPSTIDTTALKAALEKVKALNKDDYTEESWKKVEDEATETQEMLKEIEAAIKDKTTVAFSQAAVDEQVNEHLTAAINGLVKKEKPVEPVVTPDVKPTVTPGKNETKPTATPTPVVKPGITAKVSQVYVGKKATIKVTKTKVTGKVTFKSSNKKVATINSKGVITGKKAGKAVITVKVGKYTKKLTVKVKKPSFKLVKSSVKLKKGKKTTIRVKAAPVSKVTYKTSNKKVATVNSKGVVTAKKKGTAKITVKCNGITRTFKVTVK; this is translated from the coding sequence ATGGCAAATCAGAGATTGATGAAAAAAGTTGCACCAGTTGTTTTGAGTGCAGCGGTCGTAATGACAAGTATGCCGGCAACAGCTTTTGCAGCAGATTTTTCTGATACAGAAGTTACTGTAGCAGAGGAAAGTGCTGATATTGAAGAAGCAAGTGCAGAAGCTGCGGACACAGATGTTGTGGAAGATACAGAGGATACAGATGTAGACGTTGAAGAAGCAGCAGAGGACGTGACAGAGGATGAAGAAACATCTGATGAAGAACTCTTCAGCGCAGAGGTCAGTGAAGATGAATTTGCTGATGAGGCTGGAGATGGACAGACAGAAGGCGAAGCATATGTCCTCATGAACATTCCTTATGACGATTTTTATAAGGCAGAATTAAAGAATAATGATGTGAAAGTTGATACATTCACATCTGCAACAAAACAGAAGACAAGATCCAGTCTTGCAAAAGGCTCTTATCACGTAAATTCAGATGGAAGCGATATCACTGGTGTGACTTTTCCTGTGAAAGTATCTGATATTTCAGTATTGAAGGACAAAAAACAGATTAAAGATAACGCTTCAGTGAGTATCACAACAGCTATAAAGGGAAAAGAAACTACTACAGAATACAAAGGAAAAGATGCTCTTTTTGAAAGCGACTCATATTCCTATTATGTTCTTTCTGAGGAACCATCCTACTACAAAGAACTGACAGTCGGTGAAGATGGAAGTTTTACATTCAGTGCCATTAAAGGTAAATCAGCAGCACCGGAGACAAAACAGGTGCAGGCTGAATTCAAAACAAAATCCAACTATGGTGACTACCAGCTGAAGTTTGATAAGACTGAATTCAAAAGCATTATCAATATAGATACTGACACAGTGTATGGTGCAGTTATTAATACAACAGACGGAACAACCTATGGTCTCTGCCATCAGGAAAATATCTGGAAAGGATATGAGTTGGCATGGAGTACAGGATATACAACAGAAAGTCATGGATGCCATCTCAACTCTGAACATTTTGAGTCTATGATGGGAAAGACAATTGACAGCGTAACATATTATGCAAGTAATGGCATTTATACATTAGATATTGCAGATGTAAAGGTTCTGGCCAAAACTGGTGTGACAGCGACTGTTACAGATATCCATACAACTGATACAGAAGCAGCGGTTACTCTGGACGGAACTCTTCCAGAAGGATTTTTAGCAGAATATACTGTTGACGAAACAGAAGTTGCTTATGCAGATGGTAAGATTACAACAGGAGCACTGGCGGCAGGTTCCCATACATTGACGATCAGTGATGCTAATGATGTATATGCTCCGATTCAGGCTTCCTTCTATGCAAAAGAGGCAAATGTACCGGCTGTATATGATGCGACAGAACATAAAATCGCAGCAGCTGACGGAATTACTGAAGACCAGTTAAAAGCATATATTAAAACAATTACTTCTGTAACAGTGGGAGATAAGACTTATGCAGCTTCAGGAAAAGGTGCAACAGTGATTGTCAAGAAAGACGGAACACTGGATACCTCTAAACTGGAATTGGCAGAAGGTACAAAATTTGTAGTAACATCCAGTTCATATGATAATCTCGAATTCTCTTACAGCCTTTACAGCTATGTGTACGCAGGACTCACCTGGGGTGAATACTGGAGTCAGGAGAGTGTGACCGCAGCGGGAAACGTAAGCGGATCTGATGAAAAAGACTCTCATAATGAATCTGATACAGGCGCATTTGATGCAGTAACAAGAGCTACAACAAATCATGGCCTTCACAGAGGAAGCTATCAGTGCATGGCAACAATTTATACAACAGAAGGCAATGCATATCAGTTATCTTACTGGAAGAGCAGTACAGAACCGGTTCTTGCAGATGGAACAGTTGCAATCTGGACTCCGGCAGATAGAAAGACTGGTACTCCGGCATCTATTCAGGTAAATGGCGGAGCGAAAGAAAGCCTTGATCATTATGCAGTAACAGGTATTAAATATGTCCCTGTACAGGTAAAAGCTGAAGATTATGCAGATTTTGCAGCAAAATATCCGGTAGTAAAAAATGGTGAAATACTTGTTGGTGGTTTCTCTGAAAACAATCTGAAAGCATACAGCGAGACTGCAAATGTAACAGTAAACACAAATGGACTGAAAACAGTAACTAAGAATGAAGATGGAAGCTTCTCTTTCAGTGCAAGAAAAACAGGAACAGAATCCGGTATTCAGGGAACTGATCTCAAAGTTGCAACTGGAATTAAGCCAGAGGTTAAAACAGCAAGTGGATCTTATGGAGAATTCCTTCGTGTGGATCTGAATGGTAATTATGGTGGTCTTGGTGCTGCAATGCAGGCAGTTAAATGGGATTACTATGGAAATGGTAATACAGTACTTGCAACATATGGTACGAAATTTGCTGCTGATAACTGGATGCATAAAATGATGGGAATTCAGCTTGGTCTGACACATTCTGTAAGATGCCAGCTTCCGGCAGGAACAGATGGAACAGGTCACTGGAAATTGACCGTTTATGCACTGGGATATCAGGACTATACATTTGAGTTTGATGCAACAGCTACCAATATTGTGACTCCAACAGATCCGTCCACAATTGATACAACAGCACTGAAAGCAGCACTTGAAAAAGTAAAAGCTCTCAATAAGGATGATTATACAGAGGAATCCTGGAAGAAAGTAGAAGATGAAGCTACTGAAACACAGGAAATGCTGAAAGAAATTGAGGCAGCAATTAAGGATAAGACAACAGTTGCATTCAGCCAGGCTGCAGTAGATGAGCAGGTTAATGAGCATCTGACAGCAGCAATCAATGGACTTGTGAAGAAAGAAAAACCTGTAGAGCCGGTAGTGACACCAGATGTTAAACCAACAGTAACACCAGGTAAAAATGAAACTAAGCCAACAGCAACTCCGACGCCAGTAGTTAAGCCTGGTATCACTGCAAAAGTCTCACAGGTTTATGTCGGAAAGAAAGCTACAATCAAAGTTACCAAAACTAAGGTAACAGGAAAAGTTACTTTCAAATCCAGCAATAAGAAAGTTGCAACAATCAACAGTAAGGGTGTTATCACAGGTAAGAAAGCTGGAAAAGCTGTTATTACTGTAAAAGTTGGTAAATACACCAAGAAATTAACTGTTAAAGTTAAGAAACCTTCCTTCAAGCTTGTAAAATCTTCTGTAAAGCTGAAAAAAGGTAAGAAAACAACGATTAGAGTAAAAGCAGCACCGGTATCTAAAGTTACATACAAGACCAGCAACAAGAAAGTTGCAACAGTTAACAGCAAAGGTGTTGTAACAGCTAAGAAGAAAGGAACAGCAAAGATTACTGTTAAATGCAATGGAATTACAAGGACATTCAAAGTAACAGTAAAATAA
- the rfbF gene encoding glucose-1-phosphate cytidylyltransferase codes for MKVVILAGGFGTRISEESHLKPKPMIEIGEKPILWHIMKMYSAYGFNEFVICCGYKQHVIKEWFADYYLHNSNITFDFTQENKMIVHNNVLEPWKVTLVDTGLNTMTGGRIKRVKEYLDGDTFMLTYGDGVADVNIRELLEYHRSHGKMATITAAQPGGRFGILDIQNDGTITNFKEKKKEDGGWINAGFMVLEPSIIELIEGDQTVFEKEPLVEAARMGQLNAYRHKGFWQCMDTLREKNLLETLWQSGQAPWKIWE; via the coding sequence ATGAAGGTTGTTATTTTAGCTGGTGGTTTTGGGACAAGGATCAGTGAGGAGAGTCATCTTAAGCCAAAGCCAATGATCGAGATCGGGGAGAAGCCGATCTTATGGCACATCATGAAGATGTATTCTGCGTATGGTTTTAATGAATTTGTAATCTGCTGTGGATATAAGCAGCATGTGATCAAGGAGTGGTTTGCAGATTACTATCTTCATAACAGCAATATCACATTTGATTTTACACAGGAAAATAAAATGATCGTGCACAATAACGTGCTGGAACCATGGAAGGTAACGCTGGTTGATACAGGTCTGAATACTATGACCGGCGGTCGTATCAAACGCGTAAAAGAGTATCTGGATGGAGATACGTTTATGCTCACTTACGGTGACGGAGTTGCAGATGTAAATATCAGAGAACTTCTGGAATATCACCGCTCCCATGGTAAAATGGCGACGATTACAGCAGCACAGCCGGGAGGACGATTTGGTATCCTGGATATTCAGAATGATGGAACGATCACGAATTTTAAAGAGAAGAAAAAAGAAGACGGAGGCTGGATCAATGCCGGATTTATGGTGCTGGAGCCGTCCATTATTGAGCTGATCGAAGGAGACCAGACTGTATTTGAAAAAGAACCGCTCGTGGAGGCAGCCCGCATGGGACAGCTGAATGCATATCGCCACAAAGGATTCTGGCAGTGTATGGATACTCTGCGTGAAAAGAATCTTCTGGAGACATTGTGGCAGAGTGGACAGGCTCCATGGAAGATTTGGGAATAA
- a CDS encoding FMN-binding protein, with translation MKYQNFIMRILCLLLILAAVVGYNSMQKKDTQAQESQEITALTKRVEKLEEQNTEILSALEEAAKNQEAAIAQAQRDAKDKDDAAKEDAEGADAADTEESDDSENVYKDGTYTGSAQGFGGAITVQVTLANDEITDIQVTSAPGEDSAYLSQGEGVISSIISAQSTDVDTVSGATFSSTGIINAVVDALGKAEN, from the coding sequence ATGAAATACCAGAATTTTATTATGAGAATTTTGTGTCTTCTGTTGATTCTTGCCGCTGTAGTAGGATATAATTCTATGCAGAAAAAAGATACGCAGGCACAGGAATCACAGGAGATTACGGCACTCACAAAGCGTGTGGAGAAGCTGGAAGAACAGAATACGGAGATACTCTCTGCTCTGGAAGAGGCTGCTAAGAATCAGGAAGCAGCGATCGCACAGGCACAGAGGGATGCAAAAGACAAAGATGATGCTGCAAAAGAGGATGCGGAGGGAGCTGACGCTGCAGATACAGAAGAGTCTGATGATTCGGAAAATGTATACAAAGATGGTACGTATACCGGTTCTGCACAGGGATTTGGAGGTGCGATCACCGTACAGGTCACACTTGCAAATGATGAGATCACAGATATTCAGGTGACAAGTGCACCGGGTGAGGATTCCGCTTATCTTTCGCAGGGAGAGGGCGTGATTAGTTCCATCATTTCTGCGCAGAGTACGGATGTGGATACGGTATCAGGTGCGACATTCAGCTCTACAGGTATTATCAATGCAGTTGTAGATGCTCTTGGAAAGGCGGAGAACTGA
- a CDS encoding DNA-3-methyladenine glycosylase family protein, translating into MITVELDNFSLREICRSGQCFRMHETAENNTYELVAGDKYLKISQAGSIVNFYCSDVEFICYWVPYFDIDSDYGRYIEKVNPRDTYLSAAVQCGNGIRILRQDLWEMIITFLISQQNNISRIRSCIERLCVRYGEKLKAGDIEYYSFPTPQQLSGATEEELRRLGMGYRARYIVETTRSILEGEVSLEKLYQMKYYRRARKELMKLSGVGEKVADCICLFALHHMDAFPIDTHIRQVLNEHYRRGFPNRRYHGMRGIMQQYIFYYELIGERGKI; encoded by the coding sequence ATGATTACAGTAGAGCTGGATAATTTCAGCCTGAGAGAAATCTGCCGGTCGGGACAGTGCTTCCGTATGCACGAGACGGCAGAAAATAACACATATGAACTGGTTGCCGGGGATAAATATCTGAAAATATCTCAGGCAGGAAGCATTGTAAATTTTTATTGCAGTGATGTAGAATTTATCTGTTATTGGGTACCGTATTTTGATATTGATTCGGACTATGGACGCTATATTGAAAAGGTGAATCCGAGGGACACGTATCTGAGTGCGGCAGTACAGTGCGGAAATGGGATCCGTATTCTGCGACAGGATCTTTGGGAAATGATCATTACTTTTTTGATCTCGCAGCAGAATAATATTTCCAGAATCCGGAGCTGTATCGAGAGGCTTTGTGTCAGATATGGTGAGAAACTGAAAGCAGGAGATATCGAATATTATTCCTTTCCGACACCGCAGCAGTTGTCCGGGGCGACAGAAGAAGAACTGCGGAGGCTTGGAATGGGATACCGTGCCAGATATATCGTGGAGACAACGCGAAGCATTCTGGAGGGAGAAGTTTCACTGGAAAAACTGTATCAGATGAAGTATTACCGCAGAGCACGAAAAGAACTGATGAAGCTCAGTGGAGTAGGCGAAAAAGTAGCAGACTGCATTTGTCTGTTTGCATTGCATCACATGGATGCATTCCCGATCGATACGCATATCCGGCAGGTTCTTAACGAACATTATCGCAGAGGTTTTCCGAACAGGAGATATCATGGCATGAGAGGCATTATGCAGCAATATATTTTTTATTATGAACTGATCGGAGAGAGAGGGAAGATATGA
- a CDS encoding FMN-binding protein translates to MYKKNLMKLLPAVAVIIAIAAAGFQQDSEVKSTKTVQAAENELIKSDELTSLLTTAYFNDGGMKDTDEADSSILKTKKSKSKIKKAGITTGKTKALPEKSAAASGQGQGTTTTPTTSVPKGGYKDGIYQGSGTGFGGTITVQVTISGGKIASIEILSAAGETGSYFASAKGVISKMISGQTPNVDAVSGATYSSNGIIQAVQNALSKAGKGKAAKTTKKTTKKNTNTSNKTTIPVEITKPSGEVTYKDGMYTAEAEGFDGPIKVTVTIKDGKITAITNTNTDTKEYFNKAWNSIQPKILEKQAVYGVDTVIGATFSSNGILKAVQKALEQASVNVTPAPEVTVSPTPVPTTAPAPVIPDTPKVLYNDGTYTGTGIGYGGKINISVTIKDGIITEVSQTNEGETPRYFRNAWNVIQPAIIAKQSTDGIDTVSGATYSSEGILYGAKSALEQALKTSDITATPTPNPTATPEPTAAPEPTAAPEPTAAPEPTAAPEPTATPEPTATPEPTATPEPTTAPGAGYKDGSYTGTGEGFNGQVTVTINVSGGNIVSAGYDGEDDEPEFSNAWNGIYNQIMGKQSADGIDTVTDATYSSNGLIQAFQSAISQAK, encoded by the coding sequence ATGTACAAAAAGAATCTTATGAAACTTCTTCCGGCAGTTGCTGTAATTATTGCGATCGCAGCAGCTGGATTTCAGCAGGACAGTGAAGTGAAAAGTACAAAAACAGTTCAGGCAGCTGAGAATGAACTGATAAAATCAGATGAACTTACGAGTCTGCTGACAACTGCATATTTTAATGACGGAGGAATGAAGGATACGGATGAGGCAGACAGCAGCATTCTGAAAACAAAGAAAAGTAAATCCAAAATAAAAAAAGCGGGAATTACGACAGGAAAAACAAAAGCACTTCCGGAAAAGTCAGCAGCAGCTTCTGGGCAGGGGCAGGGAACGACCACGACACCTACAACTTCTGTTCCAAAGGGCGGATATAAAGATGGGATTTATCAGGGAAGTGGAACTGGATTTGGTGGAACGATCACTGTTCAGGTAACGATTTCCGGAGGAAAGATTGCTTCTATAGAAATACTGAGTGCTGCTGGTGAAACAGGCTCTTATTTTGCATCAGCCAAAGGCGTGATCAGCAAGATGATTTCCGGTCAGACTCCAAATGTCGATGCAGTAAGCGGCGCAACCTATTCCTCAAATGGAATCATCCAGGCAGTTCAGAATGCACTGTCAAAGGCCGGAAAAGGAAAAGCTGCAAAGACAACGAAAAAGACGACAAAGAAGAATACCAATACTTCAAATAAAACAACGATACCGGTTGAAATCACAAAACCGTCCGGAGAGGTAACTTATAAAGATGGAATGTATACTGCAGAAGCAGAAGGATTTGACGGTCCGATAAAAGTTACTGTTACGATTAAAGACGGAAAGATAACCGCAATCACAAATACGAACACTGATACAAAAGAATATTTTAATAAGGCATGGAATAGTATTCAGCCGAAGATTCTTGAGAAGCAGGCAGTGTATGGTGTGGACACCGTAATCGGAGCAACGTTTTCTTCAAATGGTATTCTCAAGGCGGTACAGAAAGCCCTGGAACAGGCTTCGGTAAATGTGACACCGGCACCAGAAGTGACGGTAAGTCCAACTCCGGTACCGACAACCGCTCCAGCACCGGTTATACCGGACACTCCGAAGGTTTTATATAATGACGGAACGTATACGGGTACTGGAATTGGATATGGTGGAAAGATAAATATCAGTGTAACAATTAAAGATGGAATAATTACGGAAGTATCTCAGACCAATGAAGGAGAAACACCAAGATATTTCAGAAATGCATGGAATGTAATACAGCCGGCAATTATTGCAAAACAAAGCACAGATGGCATTGATACTGTATCAGGAGCAACATATTCTTCTGAGGGAATTCTGTATGGAGCAAAATCAGCTTTAGAGCAGGCTTTAAAAACTTCAGATATAACAGCGACACCAACTCCGAATCCAACAGCAACACCGGAACCAACGGCAGCACCGGAACCAACGGCAGCACCGGAACCAACGGCAGCACCGGAACCAACGGCAGCACCGGAACCAACGGCAACACCGGAACCAACAGCAACACCGGAACCAACAGCAACACCAGAGCCAACAACAGCACCCGGAGCTGGGTATAAAGATGGAAGTTATACGGGAACAGGAGAAGGATTCAATGGTCAGGTAACTGTTACGATTAATGTATCAGGGGGAAATATTGTGTCAGCCGGATATGATGGGGAAGATGATGAACCGGAATTTTCAAATGCATGGAATGGCATTTATAATCAGATCATGGGAAAACAGTCTGCCGATGGAATAGATACAGTGACAGATGCTACATATTCTTCAAATGGACTGATTCAGGCATTTCAGAGTGCTATCAGCCAGGCAAAATAA